In Mangifera indica cultivar Alphonso chromosome 1, CATAS_Mindica_2.1, whole genome shotgun sequence, a single genomic region encodes these proteins:
- the LOC123193650 gene encoding zinc-finger homeodomain protein 4-like, whose amino-acid sequence MRRSSSPQDDQKTSSRNNGLIVLSSATQTPSNGHVPQSPEDEKPFKKVVKYKECLKNHAAAFGGTATDGCGEFMPSGEDGTIEALKCSACNCHRNFHKKEIECDCPFECYHHSQVVPMVNNGGRALILSHHHNHPAASTLISLGGETTHHHQLIMPYKSGSVISESDEKDDGGGVVGRPLEHPKIRKRFRTKFSQEQKDKMLKFAERAEWKIQKLEESVVQQFCQELGIKRRVLKVWMHNNKHRLAQKNSIN is encoded by the coding sequence ATGAGGCGTAGTTCAAGTCCACAAGATGATCAAAAAACAAGTTCAAGAAATAATGGTCTAATCGTTCTTTCTTCGGCAACACAAACGCCATCTAATGGGCATGTCCCTCAGAGCCCGGAGGACGAGAAGCCATTTAAGAAAGTGGTGAAGTACAAGGAATGCCTGAAGAATCATGCAGCCGCCTTCGGCGGTACTGCCACAGATGGGTGTGGTGAGTTCATGCCTAGTGGAGAAGACGGTACCATTGAAGCTCTAAAATGCTCCGCCTGCAACTGTCATAGAAATTTCCATAAAAAAGAGATAGAATGTGATTGTCCCTTTGAATGTTATCATCACTCTCAAGTTGTTCCAATGGTCAACAATGGTGGAAGAGCTCTCATTCTGAGCCATCATCACAATCACCCTGCTGCAAGTACCTTGATTTCTTTAGGGGGAGAGACCACTCATCACCACCAGCTGATAATGCCATACAAAAGTGGGTCGGTCATTTCAGAATCTGATGAAAAAGACGATGGAGGTGGGGTTGTGGGAAGGCCACTTGAGCATCCAAAGATTAGAAAGAGATTTAGAACAAAGTTCTCTCAAGAACAGAAGGATAAGATGTTGAAGTTCGCTGAGAGGGCTGAATGGAAAATACAAAAACTAGAGGAATCTGTTGTTCAACAATTCTGCCAAGAGCTTGGGATCAAGAGAAGAGTCCTCAAGGTTTGGATGCACAATAACAAGCACCGCCTGGCCCAAAAGAACTCCATTAATTAG